In the Peptoclostridium acidaminophilum DSM 3953 genome, one interval contains:
- a CDS encoding DUF5058 family protein, with product MKETLIIANSPMMWVLSVAIISVVVVQVLIFYRLAKHFVKDTNVLTDDEVRKSLRIGVIGTLGPAMAVFAIAVALIAQIGGPITLARVGVIGSAAFEMIAAKLGSAGTVATPDFTPQMLSAAAWVMTIGGSGWLIMVLLTNKKLDSFHEAAQRSNPLIIGYMSTFAPFVIFLTLSYKEVSKGLESSTAAPLAALVAGAVVMYIIKTAAARNESMKWMKEWAMGFAVIAGMIVGSIVG from the coding sequence ATGAAGGAGACGTTAATAATCGCTAACAGTCCCATGATGTGGGTGCTGTCAGTGGCGATTATATCAGTTGTTGTTGTACAGGTACTAATCTTCTACAGACTGGCTAAGCATTTTGTAAAGGACACTAATGTGCTGACTGATGATGAAGTCCGTAAATCGCTTCGAATCGGGGTGATTGGAACTCTCGGACCAGCAATGGCTGTATTTGCAATCGCGGTAGCCTTGATTGCCCAGATTGGAGGTCCGATAACTCTAGCTCGTGTAGGCGTCATTGGCTCCGCTGCATTCGAGATGATTGCAGCCAAACTTGGCAGCGCCGGTACTGTAGCAACACCTGATTTTACACCGCAGATGCTGTCGGCAGCTGCGTGGGTTATGACCATTGGAGGATCAGGCTGGCTGATCATGGTGCTGCTGACAAACAAGAAATTGGATAGTTTCCATGAAGCTGCACAAAGATCAAATCCGCTGATTATTGGATATATGTCTACATTTGCTCCGTTTGTTATTTTCCTTACGCTTAGTTACAAGGAGGTAAGTAAGGGACTGGAGAGCTCCACAGCAGCCCCTCTGGCAGCGCTAGTGGCAGGTGCGGTTGTCATGTACATCATTAAAACTGCAGCTGCGCGCAATGAATCCATGAAGTGGATGAAGGAATGGGCAATGGGCTTTGCTGTAATTGCAGGAATGATAGTAGGAAGCATTGTAGGATAG
- a CDS encoding TDE2712 family protein, which yields MLKKIKINLNVMESMLYYWEATNEKEKVGEAFIKAVAGAPEMKLTYGADFDEESARKGLSAISNREPFTPKSRNEGRFWNDNMWMLEDMDYMRAIMQPLKVLNVDSVIEEVNSKGDFGIEEVEVIFLPLHLKPYYTVGNKLIINFFTVKPDRVESKPVVVGNVELDLESREFVKIEDLKTFIASKLMELK from the coding sequence ATGCTTAAGAAAATAAAAATAAACCTTAACGTAATGGAGTCTATGCTTTACTACTGGGAAGCTACTAATGAAAAAGAAAAAGTTGGAGAGGCTTTTATAAAAGCCGTAGCCGGAGCTCCGGAAATGAAGCTTACTTATGGTGCTGATTTCGACGAAGAGTCTGCAAGAAAAGGCCTAAGTGCTATTTCAAACAGAGAGCCCTTCACTCCTAAAAGCAGAAACGAAGGCCGTTTCTGGAACGACAACATGTGGATGCTTGAGGACATGGACTATATGAGAGCTATAATGCAGCCTCTTAAAGTGCTTAATGTTGATTCTGTTATTGAAGAAGTAAATTCAAAAGGCGATTTTGGAATTGAAGAAGTAGAAGTTATATTCCTTCCTCTTCACCTTAAGCCTTATTACACTGTTGGAAACAAGCTTATCATAAACTTCTTCACTGTTAAGCCTGACCGAGTTGAGTCTAAGCCTGTAGTTGTAGGCAACGTTGAGCTTGATCTTGAGTCAAGGGAATTCGTAAAAATAGAAGATCTTAAGACTTTCATAGCTTCAAAGCTAATGGAGCTTAAGTAA
- a CDS encoding DNA adenine methylase, protein MKSKNLFPENSQATGSLFLGGGALLFHLQPQNAVLNAVNNELVNLYTVIRDQVELLIDDLKKHVNEKEYFYNIRSFDRNGKIDDLSDVERASRIIYLNKTCFNGFFKTNECGQFDAPFGSYKNPKIVNKIILRSVSEYFNRNNITFTNTSFEDALQDIEKGAFVYLAPPSVPVSDNSKFANGFTREDHMKLRELCDYLTSREINFLLSNSSDSFVHDLYRDYNIEIIEIGRNINSISSKRGQIEEVLIRNYK, encoded by the coding sequence ATGAAATCGAAAAATTTATTCCCGGAAAATTCACAAGCTACAGGGAGCCTTTTTTTGGGAGGCGGAGCTTTGCTCTTCCACCTTCAACCTCAAAACGCAGTCCTGAATGCCGTCAATAACGAGCTCGTCAACTTATATACAGTTATAAGGGACCAAGTGGAGCTTTTAATTGACGACCTTAAAAAGCATGTCAACGAAAAGGAATACTTCTACAACATAAGGTCTTTTGATCGAAACGGAAAAATCGATGACCTTTCAGACGTTGAAAGAGCTTCGAGAATAATATATCTCAACAAAACCTGCTTCAACGGTTTTTTCAAGACAAACGAGTGTGGACAGTTTGATGCCCCGTTTGGCTCGTACAAAAATCCTAAGATAGTGAATAAAATCATACTCAGATCAGTAAGCGAATATTTCAACAGGAACAATATAACATTCACTAACACAAGCTTTGAAGATGCTCTTCAGGATATAGAAAAAGGAGCTTTCGTATATCTGGCTCCCCCATCTGTTCCTGTATCTGACAATTCAAAGTTTGCCAACGGCTTTACGAGAGAAGACCATATGAAGCTCAGAGAGCTTTGCGACTACCTGACTTCAAGGGAGATCAACTTTTTGCTTTCCAACTCTTCCGATTCTTTTGTTCATGACCTGTATCGGGATTACAATATAGAAATAATAGAAATAGGAAGAAACATTAATTCCATATCTTCAAAAAGAGGTCAAATCGAAGAAGTTCTTATAAGAAATTATAAATAG
- a CDS encoding MFS transporter — MESTIKQKSIKTDDVKKVESYRWIVWSILAAVYVFVTFHRMSAGVVKNDLESTFNIGAAQFANIGAMYFYAYFIMQIPSGILADKIGPKKTVSIFSIIAAAGSVMFGMAPNLLVAYAGRFLVGIGVSVVFICLIKIQSRWFYSRNFALMIGFVGMSANLGALLAQTPLVVAVGTFGWRSTFIYMGLAMIVFAVLTVLFVKDDPKDMGLPGMDELENRPAVSSDIKVMPALKSIMSNKRTWIISLSYIGLYTGYVVLLGTFGVSYLMQAYTLEKIQAANYIMTAVVGSAISGLVIGYLSDRFKTRKIPLLATGGLTLLGWIVLIYTRMPIGMLAPFMLAFGFVMSGFTMCWTVGTEVNDRRLAGMATGVVNCIGFLGAAVVPVIMGKILDNYQATPAVGYEKAYFVLIALMAVSFTASLFTTETKGQNIYEG, encoded by the coding sequence ATGGAATCAACAATAAAACAGAAAAGCATCAAAACAGACGATGTCAAGAAAGTCGAAAGCTACAGATGGATTGTATGGTCAATTCTGGCGGCCGTGTATGTGTTCGTAACGTTCCACCGTATGAGTGCCGGAGTCGTAAAAAATGACCTTGAGAGCACATTCAATATAGGTGCTGCCCAGTTTGCGAACATAGGTGCCATGTACTTCTATGCATATTTCATAATGCAGATTCCCTCGGGAATACTCGCAGATAAGATAGGGCCGAAAAAGACAGTGTCAATTTTTTCGATAATAGCAGCGGCAGGATCAGTAATGTTTGGCATGGCGCCAAATTTACTAGTAGCATATGCAGGCAGATTCCTTGTTGGAATCGGAGTCTCTGTAGTGTTTATATGTCTGATAAAAATACAATCAAGATGGTTCTATTCAAGAAATTTCGCTCTTATGATTGGATTTGTAGGAATGTCGGCAAACCTGGGAGCATTGTTGGCACAAACGCCTCTTGTTGTTGCCGTTGGTACATTTGGCTGGAGAAGCACTTTCATATACATGGGACTTGCAATGATAGTCTTTGCAGTATTGACTGTTTTATTTGTAAAAGACGACCCTAAAGACATGGGGCTACCGGGCATGGACGAGCTTGAAAACAGACCTGCAGTAAGTTCTGACATCAAAGTTATGCCGGCACTTAAATCTATAATGTCTAACAAGAGAACATGGATTATATCACTTTCATATATAGGATTATATACAGGATATGTTGTACTGCTTGGAACCTTCGGGGTTTCTTACCTTATGCAGGCCTACACTCTGGAGAAAATACAGGCTGCAAACTATATAATGACAGCCGTTGTAGGTTCCGCAATAAGCGGCCTTGTAATCGGATACCTTTCAGACCGTTTTAAAACAAGAAAGATTCCTTTGCTGGCTACTGGAGGCCTTACTCTCCTGGGATGGATAGTGCTTATCTATACAAGAATGCCTATAGGAATGCTTGCTCCATTCATGCTTGCTTTTGGATTTGTTATGTCAGGCTTTACTATGTGTTGGACTGTGGGCACTGAGGTTAACGACAGAAGACTTGCTGGTATGGCGACAGGTGTTGTAAACTGCATTGGTTTCCTTGGAGCGGCTGTTGTGCCTGTAATAATGGGTAAAATTCTTGATAACTATCAAGCTACGCCGGCAGTAGGATACGAGAAAGCGTATTTTGTCTTAATAGCATTGATGGCAGTAAGCTTTACAGCTTCATTATTCACAACAGAAACAAAGGGTCAGAACATATACGAAGGCTAA